The following proteins are co-located in the Streptomyces bottropensis ATCC 25435 genome:
- a CDS encoding isopenicillin N synthase family dioxygenase, whose translation MTNTATVSSYLQLPIIDLSAADRGPEARALLHAQLHSAAHDVGFFQLVGHGVGEDEIARLTGAVREFFALPEAERLALDNVNSPHFRGYTRTGDERTGGSRDWRDQLDIGAERPARVPGDGEPAYWWLQGPNQWPGSLPGLRDAALAWIDRLSGVAQRLLRELLVSIGAPADFYDPVFGERAHPHLKLVRYPGSAGDGADQGVGAHKDYGFLTLLLQDQVGGLQVERADGLFHDVPPIPGAFVVNLGELLEVATNGYLLATHHRVVSPAGATERFSVPFFYNPRLDARVEPLVFPYASVAPGVTDDPGNPLFAEYGFNELKGKLRAHPLVAERHHAGLLSPA comes from the coding sequence ATGACGAACACAGCGACGGTCTCGTCGTACCTCCAGTTGCCCATCATCGATCTCTCCGCCGCCGACCGCGGGCCCGAGGCGCGGGCGCTGTTGCACGCGCAGTTGCACAGCGCCGCGCACGACGTGGGGTTCTTCCAGCTCGTCGGGCACGGAGTGGGTGAGGACGAGATCGCGCGGCTCACCGGCGCCGTGCGGGAGTTCTTCGCCCTGCCCGAGGCCGAGCGGCTGGCCCTCGACAACGTCAACTCGCCGCACTTCCGGGGGTACACGCGGACCGGGGACGAGCGGACGGGCGGGAGCCGGGACTGGCGGGACCAGCTGGACATCGGGGCCGAGCGGCCCGCGCGCGTCCCGGGGGACGGTGAGCCCGCCTACTGGTGGCTGCAGGGGCCCAACCAGTGGCCCGGCTCCCTGCCGGGGCTGCGGGACGCCGCCCTCGCGTGGATCGACCGGCTCAGTGGCGTGGCCCAGCGGTTGCTGCGTGAGCTGCTGGTCTCCATCGGGGCTCCCGCCGATTTCTACGACCCGGTCTTCGGGGAGCGGGCGCATCCGCATCTGAAGCTCGTGCGCTACCCCGGCAGCGCGGGGGACGGCGCCGATCAGGGGGTGGGGGCCCACAAGGACTACGGGTTCCTGACGCTGCTGCTGCAGGACCAGGTCGGTGGGCTGCAGGTGGAGCGCGCGGACGGGCTGTTCCATGACGTGCCGCCGATCCCGGGGGCGTTCGTCGTGAATCTCGGGGAGCTGCTGGAGGTGGCGACCAACGGGTATCTGCTCGCCACCCACCACCGGGTCGTCAGTCCGGCGGGGGCGACCGAGCGGTTCTCGGTGCCGTTCTTCTACAACCCCCGGCTCGACGCGCGGGTCGAGCCGCTCGTCTTCCCGTACGCGTCCGTCGCGCCCGGGGTGACCGACGATCCGGGGAACCCGCTGTTCGCCGAGTACGGGTTCAACGAGCTGAAGGGGAAGCTGCGGGCGCATCCGCTGGTCGCGGAGCGGCATCACGCGGGGCTGCTCAGCCCCGCGTGA
- a CDS encoding citrate synthase 2, which translates to MSDFVPGLEGVVAFETEIAEPDKEGGALRYRGVDIEDLVGHVSFGNVWGLLVDGAFRPGLPPAEPFPIPVHSGDIRVDVQSALAMLAPVWGLKPLLDIDEQQARADLARAAVMALSYVAQSARGQGHPMVPQREIDKAQSVVERFMIRWRGEPDPKHVAAVDAYWTSAAEHGMNASTFTARVIASTGADVAAALSGAVGAMSGPLHGGAPSRVLGMIEEIERTGDADAYVKQALDKGERLMGFGHRVYRAEDPRARVLRRTARDLGAPRFEVAEALEKAALAELHARRPDRVLATNVEFWAAIVLDFAEVPAHMFTSMFTCARTAGWSAHILEQKRTGRLVRPSARYVGPAARGPREIAGYDDIAG; encoded by the coding sequence ATGTCCGACTTCGTACCCGGGCTCGAAGGAGTCGTCGCGTTCGAGACGGAGATCGCCGAACCGGACAAGGAGGGCGGCGCGCTCCGGTACCGCGGCGTCGACATCGAGGACCTGGTCGGCCACGTCTCCTTCGGCAACGTCTGGGGCCTGCTCGTCGACGGCGCCTTCCGCCCCGGCCTGCCGCCCGCCGAGCCGTTCCCCATCCCCGTCCACTCGGGCGACATCCGCGTCGACGTCCAGTCCGCGCTGGCCATGCTCGCCCCGGTCTGGGGCCTCAAGCCCCTCCTGGACATCGACGAGCAGCAGGCCCGCGCCGACCTCGCCCGCGCCGCCGTCATGGCCCTGTCCTACGTCGCCCAGTCCGCGCGCGGCCAGGGCCACCCCATGGTCCCGCAGCGCGAGATCGACAAGGCCCAGTCCGTCGTCGAACGCTTCATGATCCGCTGGCGCGGCGAACCCGACCCCAAGCACGTCGCGGCGGTCGACGCCTACTGGACCTCGGCGGCCGAGCACGGCATGAACGCCTCCACCTTCACCGCGCGCGTCATCGCCTCGACCGGCGCGGACGTGGCGGCGGCCCTCTCCGGCGCCGTGGGCGCCATGTCCGGCCCCCTCCACGGAGGCGCTCCCTCCCGCGTCCTCGGCATGATCGAGGAGATCGAACGCACGGGCGACGCCGACGCCTACGTCAAGCAGGCCCTCGACAAGGGCGAACGCCTCATGGGCTTCGGCCACCGCGTCTACCGAGCCGAGGACCCCCGCGCCCGCGTCCTGCGCCGCACCGCCCGCGACCTCGGCGCCCCCCGCTTCGAGGTCGCCGAGGCCCTGGAGAAGGCGGCCCTGGCCGAACTCCACGCCCGCCGCCCCGACCGCGTCCTCGCCACGAACGTCGAGTTCTGGGCCGCGATCGTCCTCGACTTCGCCGAGGTCCCGGCCCACATGTTCACGTCGATGTTCACCTGCGCCCGCACGGCGGGCTGGTCCGCCCACATCCTCGAACAGAAGCGCACCGGCCGCCTCGTCCGCCCCTCCGCCCGCTACGTGGGCCCGGCCGCGCGCGGCCCGCGGGAGATCGCCGGGTACGACGACATCGCCGGCTAG
- a CDS encoding acyl-CoA dehydrogenase family protein, which produces MSPVLESEEHKALRAAVSALGKRYGRDYITTINKEGRHPDELWSEAAELGYLGVNLPEEYDGGGGGIAELSIVLEELGAAGCPLLMMIVSPAICGTVIARFGTEAQRRAWLPALANGTRLMAFGITEPDAGSNSHRITTTARRDETGDWLLTGRKVFISGVDRADAVLIVGRTEDARTGTLKPCLFIVPTDTPGFAYRPIDMELRAAEKQFELTFDDIRLPADALVGDENAGLLQLFAGLNPERIMTAAFAIGMARYALARAVDYARERTVWGQPIGAHQAIAHPLAQSHIELELARLMMQKAAHLYDAGDDAAAGEAANMAKYAAGEACVKAVDQAVHTLGGNGLTAEFGLASLITAARVSRIAPVSREMILNYVSHQTLGLPKSY; this is translated from the coding sequence ATGTCCCCCGTGCTGGAATCCGAAGAACACAAGGCCCTCCGAGCCGCGGTCTCCGCCCTCGGCAAACGCTACGGCCGCGACTACATCACCACGATCAACAAGGAGGGCCGCCACCCCGACGAACTCTGGTCCGAGGCGGCCGAACTCGGCTACCTGGGCGTCAACCTCCCCGAGGAGTACGACGGCGGAGGCGGCGGCATCGCCGAACTCTCCATCGTCCTGGAGGAACTCGGCGCCGCGGGCTGCCCCCTGCTGATGATGATCGTGTCGCCGGCCATCTGCGGCACGGTCATCGCCCGCTTCGGCACCGAGGCCCAGCGACGGGCCTGGCTGCCCGCGCTGGCGAACGGCACCCGCCTCATGGCCTTCGGCATCACCGAACCCGACGCCGGCTCCAACAGCCACCGCATCACCACCACGGCCCGCCGGGACGAGACCGGGGACTGGCTGCTCACCGGCCGCAAGGTCTTCATCTCCGGCGTCGACAGGGCCGACGCCGTCCTCATCGTGGGCCGCACCGAGGACGCCCGCACCGGCACCCTCAAGCCCTGCCTCTTCATCGTCCCCACCGACACCCCCGGCTTCGCGTACCGCCCGATCGACATGGAACTCCGGGCCGCCGAGAAGCAGTTCGAGCTGACCTTCGACGACATCCGGCTCCCCGCCGACGCCCTGGTCGGCGACGAGAACGCCGGTCTCCTCCAGCTGTTCGCCGGCCTCAACCCGGAACGGATCATGACCGCCGCCTTCGCGATCGGCATGGCCAGGTACGCCCTCGCCCGAGCCGTCGACTACGCCCGCGAACGCACCGTCTGGGGGCAGCCCATCGGCGCCCACCAGGCCATCGCCCACCCCCTCGCCCAGTCCCACATCGAACTCGAACTGGCCCGCCTGATGATGCAGAAGGCGGCGCACCTCTACGACGCCGGCGACGACGCGGCGGCCGGCGAGGCCGCCAACATGGCCAAGTACGCGGCGGGGGAGGCCTGTGTGAAGGCCGTCGACCAGGCCGTGCACACCCTCGGCGGCAACGGCCTCACGGCCGAGTTCGGCCTCGCCTCGCTCATCACGGCCGCGCGCGTGTCTCGTATCGCGCCGGTGAGCCGGGAGATGATTCTCAACTACGTCTCCCACCAGACCCTGGGCCTGCCGAAGTCGTACTGA
- a CDS encoding maltokinase N-terminal cap-like domain-containing protein — protein MSVIHRTWLKPTKLELLTSWLPTRPWYAGGPDAPVLAKAGGFRLDDPEGEVGIEFMVAADTSGPAPVHYLVPLTYRSAPLPGADHALVGTLEHGVLGKRWAYDGCHDAVLLTQLLALFEGRAEPQAQSVSDTPDHEITHSYAGDGPLSTTDARATDTPEATEVPLAPLPTVLHLNRVLRPGSLDLPAAAKGQVTGHWTLPDETRARGVFAVLR, from the coding sequence TGGCTGCCCACCCGCCCCTGGTACGCGGGCGGCCCGGACGCCCCGGTGCTCGCCAAGGCCGGCGGCTTCCGTCTGGACGACCCGGAGGGCGAGGTCGGCATCGAGTTCATGGTCGCCGCCGACACCTCCGGCCCCGCCCCGGTGCACTACCTGGTCCCCCTCACCTACCGGAGCGCCCCGCTCCCGGGCGCCGACCACGCCCTCGTCGGCACCCTGGAACACGGCGTCCTCGGCAAGCGCTGGGCCTACGACGGCTGCCACGATGCCGTGCTGCTCACCCAGCTCCTGGCCCTGTTCGAGGGCCGCGCCGAACCCCAGGCCCAGAGCGTCTCGGACACCCCGGACCACGAGATCACCCACTCCTACGCGGGTGACGGCCCCCTCTCCACGACCGACGCGCGCGCCACGGACACCCCCGAGGCCACCGAAGTGCCGCTCGCTCCCCTCCCCACCGTCCTGCACCTGAACCGCGTCCTGCGGCCCGGCTCCCTCGACCTGCCGGCCGCCGCGAAGGGCCAGGTCACCGGCCACTGGACCCTGCCGGACGAGACCCGGGCGCGCGGGGTCTTCGCCGTGCTGCGGTGA
- the pdxH gene encoding pyridoxamine 5'-phosphate oxidase, giving the protein MRKQYRADGLDESELADDPMEQFARWFGQAAREGAVFEPNAMVVSTADAEGRPSSRTVLMKAYDARGFVFYTNYGSRKARDLADNPHVSLLFPWHGIARQVIVTGTARRTGRDETAAYFRTRPHGSQLGAWASAQSSVISSRVELDAAYEELHARYPEGEQVPVPPDWGGFRVTPQAVEFWQGRGNRLHDRLRYTAEPDGSWRVERLSP; this is encoded by the coding sequence ATGCGCAAGCAGTACCGCGCCGACGGCCTCGACGAGAGCGAGCTGGCCGACGACCCGATGGAGCAGTTCGCGCGGTGGTTCGGGCAGGCCGCGCGGGAGGGCGCGGTGTTCGAGCCGAACGCCATGGTCGTGTCGACGGCGGACGCCGAGGGGCGGCCGAGTTCCCGTACGGTGCTGATGAAGGCGTACGACGCGCGGGGCTTCGTCTTCTACACGAACTACGGCTCCCGCAAGGCCCGTGACCTGGCGGACAACCCGCACGTCTCGCTGCTGTTCCCCTGGCACGGGATCGCCCGGCAGGTGATCGTGACGGGGACGGCACGGCGGACCGGGCGGGACGAGACGGCGGCGTACTTCCGGACGCGACCGCATGGTTCACAGCTGGGGGCGTGGGCCAGCGCGCAGTCCTCGGTGATCTCCTCACGGGTCGAACTGGACGCCGCGTACGAGGAGTTGCACGCCCGCTATCCGGAGGGTGAGCAGGTGCCGGTGCCACCGGACTGGGGCGGTTTCCGGGTGACGCCGCAGGCGGTGGAGTTCTGGCAGGGGCGGGGGAACCGGCTGCACGACCGGCTGCGGTACACGGCGGAGCCGGACGGGTCGTGGCGGGTGGAGCGGCTCAGCCCGTAG
- a CDS encoding 4-coumarate--CoA ligase family protein, whose product MFRSEYADVPPVELPIHDAVLARAAEFGDLPALIDGVDGTTLTYEQVDRFHRRLAAAFAEAGVGKGDVLALHSPNTIAYPTAFYAATRAGATVTTAHPLATPGELATQLRDSGASWIVTVSPLLQTARAAAERVGGIREIFVCDSAPGHRSLIDMLAGAAPEPAVDIDPVTDVAVLPYSSGTTGVPKGVMLTHRSIATNLAQLEPVMPAGPGDRILAVLPFFHIYGLTALMNAPLRLGATVVVLPRFDLESYLAAIVRHRITHLYVAPPIVLALAKHPAAERHDLSTVRHILSAAAPLDARLAAACSARLGLPPVVQGYGMTELSPCSHIVPLDRAASAPPGTVGRLIAGTEMRIVSLDDPGTDLGPGEPGEIVIRGPQVMKGYLGRPQATADMIDADGWLSTGDIGHTDADGWLYVVDRVKELIKYKGFQVAPAELEALLVTHPGITDAAVIGHYNDDGNEVPHAFVVRRPTGGELSEGEIMMYVAERVAPYKRVRHVTFIDAVPRAASGKILRRELRERL is encoded by the coding sequence ATGTTCCGCAGCGAGTACGCAGACGTCCCACCCGTCGAACTCCCCATCCACGACGCCGTACTGGCCCGTGCCGCCGAGTTCGGCGACCTGCCCGCGCTGATCGACGGCGTCGACGGCACGACCCTCACCTACGAACAGGTGGACCGCTTCCACCGGCGCCTCGCCGCCGCGTTCGCCGAGGCGGGCGTGGGCAAGGGCGACGTCCTCGCCCTGCACAGCCCCAACACGATCGCCTACCCGACGGCGTTCTACGCGGCCACCCGCGCGGGCGCCACGGTCACCACCGCGCACCCGCTGGCCACCCCCGGAGAGCTGGCCACCCAGCTGCGGGACTCGGGGGCGAGCTGGATCGTCACCGTCTCCCCGCTGCTGCAGACCGCCCGCGCCGCCGCCGAACGCGTCGGCGGCATACGGGAGATCTTCGTCTGCGACAGCGCTCCCGGGCACCGCTCGCTGATCGACATGCTCGCCGGTGCGGCACCCGAACCGGCCGTCGACATCGACCCGGTCACGGACGTGGCGGTCCTGCCGTACTCCTCCGGCACCACCGGCGTCCCCAAGGGGGTCATGCTCACCCACCGGTCCATCGCCACCAACCTCGCCCAGCTCGAACCGGTCATGCCGGCGGGCCCCGGCGACCGCATCCTCGCCGTCCTGCCGTTCTTCCACATCTACGGTCTCACCGCCCTGATGAACGCCCCGCTGCGACTCGGCGCCACGGTCGTCGTCCTGCCCCGCTTCGACCTGGAGAGCTACCTCGCGGCGATCGTCCGGCACCGCATCACCCACCTCTACGTGGCCCCGCCGATCGTCCTCGCCCTCGCCAAGCATCCGGCGGCCGAGCGACACGACCTCTCCACGGTCCGGCACATCCTCTCCGCCGCCGCACCCCTCGACGCGAGGCTCGCCGCCGCCTGCTCCGCCCGCCTCGGCCTGCCACCCGTCGTCCAGGGCTACGGCATGACCGAACTGTCCCCCTGCTCCCACATCGTGCCCCTCGACCGGGCCGCCTCCGCGCCCCCCGGCACCGTGGGCAGGCTCATCGCCGGCACCGAGATGCGGATCGTCTCCCTCGACGACCCCGGCACGGACCTCGGCCCCGGCGAACCGGGCGAGATCGTCATCCGGGGCCCCCAGGTCATGAAGGGCTACCTGGGCCGCCCCCAGGCCACCGCCGACATGATCGACGCCGACGGCTGGCTCTCCACCGGCGACATCGGCCACACCGACGCCGACGGCTGGCTGTACGTCGTCGACCGCGTCAAGGAACTGATCAAGTACAAGGGGTTCCAGGTCGCCCCCGCCGAACTCGAAGCCCTCCTCGTCACCCACCCCGGCATCACCGACGCGGCCGTCATCGGCCACTACAACGACGACGGCAACGAGGTCCCGCACGCCTTCGTCGTCCGCCGCCCCACCGGCGGTGAACTCTCCGAGGGCGAGATCATGATGTACGTCGCCGAACGCGTCGCCCCCTACAAGCGCGTCCGCCACGTCACCTTCATCGACGCCGTGCCCCGCGCGGCCTCCGGGAAGATCCTCCGCCGCGAACTCAGGGAGCGCCTGTGA
- a CDS encoding acetyl/propionyl/methylcrotonyl-CoA carboxylase subunit alpha, translating to MITSLLVANRGEIACRIFRTCRELGIRTVAVHSDADESALHTRMADAAVRLPGAAPADTYLRGDRIVRAALAAGADAVHPGYGFLSENPGFARQVLDAGLTWIGPAPEAIEAMASKTRAKELMGLAPLHKVTEDDLPVLVKAAAGGGGRGMRVVRHLDDLDAALESARAEAASAFGDGEVFVEPYVENGRHVEVQILADTHGTIWPLGTRDCSLQRRHQKVVEEAPAPALTGELTEELHTLAVRAARAVSYVGAGTVEFLVADGRAHFLEMNTRLQVEHPVTEAVFGLDLVAEQIRVAEGHALPADPPPARGHAIEARLYAEDPAHDWAPQTGTLHRLSVPGVRLDTGYEDGDTIGVHYDPMLAKAVVHAPTRAEAVRRLAGALERATIHGPATNRALLVNSLRHEEFTSARMDTGFYGRHLAGLTDPAPDPHAPLAAALADAASGGDPRFGGWRSLPSQPQVKRYVMAGEEHEVRYRHTRTGPEADGVRVVHADARLVVLEVDGVRRTFEVARYGDRIHVDTTTLTALPRFPDPTTEHAPGSLLAPMPGTVVRLAQDLSPGSAVQAGQPLLWLEAMKMEHRITAPATGTLTALHAVPGQQVEMGALLAVVEEQPR from the coding sequence CTGATCACTTCCCTCCTGGTGGCCAACCGGGGCGAGATCGCCTGCCGGATCTTCCGCACCTGCCGTGAGCTGGGCATCCGGACGGTCGCCGTGCACTCCGACGCCGACGAGAGCGCCCTGCACACGCGGATGGCCGACGCGGCCGTGCGACTGCCGGGCGCGGCCCCCGCCGACACCTATCTGCGCGGTGACCGCATCGTGCGGGCCGCCCTCGCGGCCGGCGCCGACGCCGTCCACCCCGGCTACGGCTTCCTCTCCGAGAACCCCGGCTTCGCCCGCCAGGTCCTCGACGCGGGCCTCACCTGGATCGGCCCGGCCCCCGAGGCGATCGAAGCCATGGCGTCCAAGACCCGCGCCAAGGAACTCATGGGTCTGGCCCCCCTCCACAAGGTCACCGAGGACGACCTGCCGGTCCTGGTGAAGGCCGCGGCGGGCGGCGGCGGACGCGGTATGCGCGTGGTCCGTCACCTCGACGACCTGGACGCGGCCCTGGAGAGCGCCCGCGCCGAGGCCGCGAGCGCCTTCGGCGACGGCGAGGTCTTCGTCGAGCCGTACGTCGAGAACGGCCGCCACGTCGAGGTCCAGATCCTCGCCGACACCCACGGCACGATCTGGCCCCTGGGCACCCGCGACTGCTCCCTCCAGCGCCGCCATCAGAAGGTCGTCGAGGAGGCCCCGGCCCCCGCCCTGACCGGCGAACTCACCGAGGAACTCCACACCCTGGCCGTACGCGCCGCCCGGGCCGTCTCCTACGTCGGCGCGGGCACGGTCGAGTTCCTCGTCGCCGACGGCAGGGCCCACTTCCTGGAGATGAACACCCGCCTCCAGGTCGAACACCCGGTCACGGAGGCCGTCTTCGGCCTCGACCTGGTCGCCGAACAGATCCGCGTCGCCGAGGGCCACGCCCTCCCGGCCGACCCCCCGCCCGCACGCGGCCACGCGATCGAGGCCCGCCTGTACGCCGAGGACCCGGCCCACGACTGGGCCCCGCAGACGGGCACCCTGCACCGCCTGTCCGTGCCCGGGGTCCGCCTGGACACCGGCTACGAGGACGGCGACACCATCGGCGTCCACTACGACCCCATGCTCGCCAAGGCCGTCGTCCACGCCCCCACCCGCGCGGAGGCCGTCCGCAGGCTGGCGGGCGCCCTGGAGCGGGCCACGATCCACGGCCCGGCCACGAACAGGGCCCTGCTGGTGAACTCCCTGCGCCACGAGGAGTTCACGTCGGCCCGGATGGACACCGGCTTCTACGGCCGCCACCTCGCCGGCCTCACGGACCCCGCCCCCGATCCGCACGCCCCGCTGGCCGCCGCCCTGGCCGACGCCGCCTCCGGGGGCGACCCCCGCTTCGGAGGCTGGCGCAGTCTGCCGTCCCAGCCCCAGGTCAAGCGGTACGTGATGGCGGGGGAGGAGCACGAGGTCCGCTACCGGCACACCAGGACCGGCCCGGAGGCGGACGGCGTCCGGGTCGTCCACGCGGACGCCCGCCTCGTCGTGCTCGAAGTGGACGGTGTGCGGCGGACGTTCGAGGTCGCGCGGTACGGCGACCGGATCCACGTCGACACCACGACCCTCACCGCCCTGCCCCGCTTCCCCGACCCCACCACCGAGCACGCCCCCGGCTCCCTCCTGGCCCCCATGCCGGGCACGGTCGTCCGCCTGGCGCAGGACCTGAGTCCCGGGTCGGCCGTACAGGCGGGCCAGCCCCTCCTCTGGCTGGAGGCGATGAAGATGGAACACAGGATCACGGCCCCGGCGACAGGCACGCTGACCGCCCTGCACGCGGTACCTGGTCAGCAGGTGGAGATGGGCGCCCTCCTGGCCGTGGTCGAGGAGCAGCCCCGCTGA
- a CDS encoding enoyl-CoA hydratase family protein, giving the protein MTDTEPLVGTAHHRGITTLTLDSPANRNALSAALVAALRDALDRCGKDDAVRAVVLTHTGNTFCAGADLRDPPDPQALVDLFRQLLELPKPVVARVTGHVRAGGLGLLGACDIAAAGPEATFALTEVRIGVAPAVISLTLRPRTDPRALARYYLTGERFGPAEAARIGLITDAGAEVDAVLEPVLDGLRRASPRALAEAKQLLTTKVLENFDRDAGELTRLSSRLFASADAREGMTAFLERREPGWVL; this is encoded by the coding sequence GTGACGGACACCGAACCCCTCGTAGGCACCGCACACCACCGGGGCATCACCACCCTCACCCTCGACTCCCCGGCCAACCGCAACGCCCTCTCGGCGGCCCTCGTCGCCGCACTCCGCGACGCCCTCGACCGGTGCGGCAAGGACGACGCCGTACGGGCCGTCGTCCTCACCCACACCGGCAACACCTTCTGCGCCGGCGCCGACCTGCGCGACCCGCCCGACCCGCAGGCCCTGGTCGACCTCTTCCGGCAGCTCCTGGAGCTGCCGAAGCCCGTCGTCGCGCGCGTCACCGGGCACGTCCGCGCTGGCGGCCTCGGCCTGCTCGGGGCCTGCGACATCGCCGCCGCCGGACCCGAGGCCACCTTCGCCCTCACCGAGGTCCGCATCGGTGTCGCGCCCGCCGTCATCTCCCTCACCCTGCGCCCCCGTACCGATCCGCGCGCCCTCGCGCGCTACTACCTCACCGGCGAACGGTTCGGCCCCGCCGAAGCCGCCCGCATCGGGCTGATCACCGACGCCGGCGCCGAGGTCGACGCCGTACTCGAACCCGTCCTCGACGGGCTGCGCCGGGCCTCACCGAGGGCCCTGGCGGAGGCGAAACAGCTGCTCACGACTAAGGTGCTGGAGAACTTCGACCGGGACGCGGGCGAACTGACCCGGCTCTCGTCCCGGCTGTTCGCCTCCGCCGACGCCCGCGAGGGCATGACGGCCTTCCTCGAAAGAAGGGAACCGGGATGGGTGCTGTGA
- a CDS encoding TetR/AcrR family transcriptional regulator gives MSAVGTSDETGTETGTETGIGSGTDTGTDIGAEPGTVADRGPKQDRSRVTRKRLLEAAVSCLAEHGWAGSTVSVVAERAGVSRGAAQHHFRTREDLFTAAVEYVAEERSLALRALFPEGPADRRAVVAAVVDLFTGPLFRAALHLWVAASNEEQLRLRVTELEARVGRETHRIAVELLRADETVPGVRETVQGLLDMARGLGLANLLTDDTGRRDSVVNQWAALLDEALG, from the coding sequence GTGAGCGCGGTGGGCACATCGGACGAGACCGGAACCGAGACCGGAACCGAGACCGGCATCGGCTCCGGGACCGACACCGGGACGGACATCGGCGCCGAACCCGGCACGGTGGCGGACCGGGGCCCCAAGCAGGACCGCAGCCGGGTCACCCGCAAGCGGCTCCTGGAAGCCGCCGTGTCCTGCCTCGCCGAACACGGCTGGGCCGGCTCCACCGTCTCCGTCGTCGCCGAGCGCGCCGGCGTCTCCCGAGGCGCCGCCCAGCACCACTTCCGCACTCGCGAGGACCTCTTCACCGCCGCCGTCGAGTACGTCGCCGAGGAGCGCTCCCTCGCTCTGCGCGCCCTCTTCCCCGAGGGCCCCGCCGACCGTCGGGCCGTCGTCGCCGCCGTCGTCGACCTCTTCACCGGCCCCCTCTTCCGCGCCGCCCTCCACCTCTGGGTCGCCGCCTCCAACGAGGAGCAGCTGCGCCTGCGCGTCACCGAACTCGAAGCCCGCGTCGGCCGCGAGACCCACCGCATCGCCGTCGAACTCCTGCGCGCCGACGAGACCGTCCCCGGCGTCCGCGAGACCGTCCAGGGCCTGCTCGACATGGCCCGCGGCCTCGGCCTCGCCAACCTCCTCACCGACGACACCGGCCGCCGCGACAGCGTGGTGAACCAATGGGCGGCCCTGCTGGACGAGGCCCTGGGCTGA